A single genomic interval of Aphidius gifuensis isolate YNYX2018 linkage group LG6, ASM1490517v1, whole genome shotgun sequence harbors:
- the LOC122859775 gene encoding neprilysin-3-like, translating into MERPSFVDLSTGRTSNYTRVVQWRWFRQTIAAIVVTLLILGVWIFWPSSSPQPPVTPVPRKYELCKSLSCIETAQIMLNNMDKSVNPCDNFYQFACGKFKDNNAIPHGEINTDIYHIYKDKIRQQYQSILEKNETDSDSKASKIAKSLYKKCVSNSKRLPKDTLEKLTNLTAEQKNLIKKTLQNNLEYMKEKNCVDLVEVSHPMALSALYYQTYNKSKLWNLANTMTINIRDTFINKTLDKINWSKNTMYPAKMAISSKLLTIPKITEFPKSLFNASIVDGPYSSVANIPNDYLGHINLINMNQVTPMFETGIGTLSEISSEIIGISGLFTGDKKIEVIPGGILQGIFFGLDRPEHLNYGAFGSVMALRMTQVLTDQEAIAYQLADHYTFDRSCFAKQYGKYEIKNKKKNDENAFVRSNYIHNLGIWLIREVYQEWKKNNKNKNIKSVVGLEEYTQDQQFWLSYANTMCSKNDNLNEYRVIGSLSNLPEFLTDFQCKNNTKMYINNKCKLFA; encoded by the exons ATGGAGAGACCCAGCTTTGTCGATCTTTCTACTGGGAGGACATCAAACTACACAC gtgTTGTACAATGGAGATGGTTTCGTCAAACAATTGCAGCAATAGTTGTAACTTTATTGATACTTGGTGTATGGATATTTTGGCCTTCATCATCTCCTCAACCAC CTGTAACACCTGTCCCAAGAAAATACGAACTCTGCAAATCACTTTCTTGCATTGAAacag ctCAAATAATGCTGAATAATATGGACAAAAGTGTAAATCCATGTGATAATTTTTACCAATTTGCATGTGGTAAATTCAAGGATAACAATGCAATTCCTCATGGTGAAATTAACACTGACATTTACCATATTTACAAGGATAAAATACGTCAACAATATCAATCTATTCTCGAAAAAAATGAGACTGATTCTGATTCAAAAGCCtcaaaaattgcaaaaagtctttataaaaaatgtgtgTCTAATTCAAAAAGATTACCAAAAGATACTCtcgaaaaattaacaaacctAACTgctgaacaaaaaaatttaattaaaaaaacattacaaaataatttagaatacatgaaagaaaaaaattgtgttgatTTGGTTGAAGTTTCACATCCAATGGCATTGAGCGCTTTGTATTATCAAACATACAATAAATCTAAATTATGGAATTTAGCAAACACCATGACAATTAACATAAGAGATACCTTCATCAATAAAACgctagataaaattaattggtcaaaaaatacaatgtatCCAGCAAAAATGGCAATTTCttctaaattattaacaataccaAAAATCACAGAATTTCCAAAGTCTTTATTTAATGCCTCAATAGTCGATGGACCATATTCTTCTGTAGCAAATATTCCAAATGATTACTTAggacatataaatttaattaacatgaaTCAAGTCACACCAATGTTCGAAACTGGTATAGGCACATTGTCCGAAATTTCATCAGAAATCATTGGTATTTCTGGACTTTTTActggtgataaaaaaattgaag TAATACCTGGTGGAATTTTGCaaggaattttttttggtcTTGATCGACCTGAACACTTAAATTATGGAGCATTTGGATCAGTTATGGCTTTGAGAATGACTCAAGTACTAACAGATCAAGAAGCAATTGCTTATCAGTTAGCTGATCACTACACTTTTGATCGTTCATGTTTTGCAAAACAGTAtggaaaatatgaaattaaaaacaaaaaaaag aatgatGAAAATGCATTTGTAAGatcaaattatattcataatttGGGTATTTGGCTAATTCGTGAAGTTTACcaagaatggaaaaaaaataataagaataaaaatatcaagtctGTTGTTGGTCTTGAAGAATACACTCAAGATCAACAATTTTGGTTGAGTTATGCAAATACAATGTGTtcaaaaaatgacaatttaaatgaGTATCGTGTCATTGGATCACTCTCAAATCTTCCAGAATTTTTAACAGATTTTCAATGCAAAAATAACACTAAAAtgtatatcaataataaatgcaaATTATTTGCTTAA
- the LOC122859341 gene encoding RNA/RNP complex-1-interacting phosphatase-like isoform X2: MPLPDRWMNYKPYGTAIEGTKILAFKVPLKVTMVKHLLPEQQFTTGLLMNAFPKLKFVIDLTNTNRYYSKEEFTNAGVGYQKILVEGKKVPKLDCVKQFFKTMNDFHATAKDGELIGVHCTHGLNRTGYLVCRYLVQQLGWNLNNAIEEFNKARGHPIERQEYIEALKSVPKNQKLDTTNVKLGSKLPVDKKQNGKYKHKNKRQYDNERKSSRNNNYRNNHDHRRRPREPYPIAPHPSMLPMPHFSSQDNQQSHGRYGRMPEQNFNSNFNEIPYVNGGHLPAGPHLPVGPPIFNERKYSHRSMPYPPSMNDGSSIRRPNFYPPRLRETSDELLIKDYQPNYNRSLRHSDEHFGYRNNYHAEPIMPPSMPMAPSVPIPMGPSVPLPMAPPGPVDLPYQRSNYDSDRVNNNSYYNFRNRERIPRSGRQQSRH, encoded by the exons acAATGGTGAAGCATCTTTTACCAGAACAACa attTACGACGGGCTTATTGATGAACGCGTTTCCAAAATTAAAGTTCGTCATTGATTTGACAAACACAAATCGCTACTATTCCAAAGAG gaatTTACCAATGCCGGTGTTggatatcaaaaaattcttgttgaaggaaaaaaagtTCCCAAGTTGGATTGCGTTAAACA attTTTCAAGACGATGAATGATTTTCATGCAACAGCTAAAGATG GTGAATTAATTGGTGTTCATTGCACTCATGGACTAAATCGTACTGGCTACCTTGTTTGCAGATATTTGGTTCAACAATTAGGCtggaatttaaataatgcaattgaag AATTTAACAAGGCACGTGGTCATCCAATTGAACGTCAAGAATATATTGAAGCATTAAAATCAGTtcctaaaaatcaaaaattggatacaacaaatgtaaaattagGATCAAAATTACcagttgataaaaaacaaaatggcaAATATaagcataaaaataaaagacaatatgataatgaaagaaaatcatcaagaaataataattatcgtaATAATCATGATCATCGACGTAGACCAAGAGAGCCATATCCAATAGCACCACATCCATCAATGCTACCAATGCCACATTTTTCATCACAAGATAATCAACAATCACATGGAAGATATGGAAGAATGCcagaacaaaattttaattcaaattttaatgaaattccATATGTTAATGGTGGACATTTACCAGCTGGACCAC ATTTACCAGTTGGACCACCAATATTTAATGAACGTAAATATTCACATCGTAGTATGCCATATCCACCATCAATGAATGATGGCTCATCAATAAGAAGACCAAATTTTTATCCACCTAGACTAAGAGAAACAagtgatgaattattaattaaagattATCAACCAAATTATAATCGTTCATTACGACATAGTGATGAACATTTTGgatatagaaataattatcatgctGAGCCAATAATGCCACCATCAATGCCAATGGCACCATCAGTACCAATACCAATGGGACCATCAGTACCATTACCAATGGCACCACCAGGACCAGTTGATTTACCTTATCAACGTTCAAATTATGATTCTGATagagttaataataatagttattataattttagaaatcGGGAGAGAATTCCTAGATCAGGACGTCAACAAAGTCGAcattaa
- the LOC122859341 gene encoding RNA/RNP complex-1-interacting phosphatase-like isoform X1, which produces MPLPDRWMNYKPYGTAIEGTKILAFKVPLKVTMVKHLLPEQQFTTGLLMNAFPKLKFVIDLTNTNRYYSKEEFTNAGVGYQKILVEGKKVPKLDCVKQFFKTMNDFHATAKDGELIGVHCTHGLNRTGYLVCRYLVQQLGWNLNNAIEEFNKARGHPIERQEYIEALKSVPKNQKLDTTNVKLGSKLPVDKKQNGKYKHKNKRQYDNERKSSRNNNYRNNHDHRRRPREPYPIAPHPSMLPMPHFSSQDNQQSHGRYGRMPEQNFNSNFNEIPYVNGGHLPAGPHLPVGPHLPVGPHLPVGPPIFNERKYSHRSMPYPPSMNDGSSIRRPNFYPPRLRETSDELLIKDYQPNYNRSLRHSDEHFGYRNNYHAEPIMPPSMPMAPSVPIPMGPSVPLPMAPPGPVDLPYQRSNYDSDRVNNNSYYNFRNRERIPRSGRQQSRH; this is translated from the exons acAATGGTGAAGCATCTTTTACCAGAACAACa attTACGACGGGCTTATTGATGAACGCGTTTCCAAAATTAAAGTTCGTCATTGATTTGACAAACACAAATCGCTACTATTCCAAAGAG gaatTTACCAATGCCGGTGTTggatatcaaaaaattcttgttgaaggaaaaaaagtTCCCAAGTTGGATTGCGTTAAACA attTTTCAAGACGATGAATGATTTTCATGCAACAGCTAAAGATG GTGAATTAATTGGTGTTCATTGCACTCATGGACTAAATCGTACTGGCTACCTTGTTTGCAGATATTTGGTTCAACAATTAGGCtggaatttaaataatgcaattgaag AATTTAACAAGGCACGTGGTCATCCAATTGAACGTCAAGAATATATTGAAGCATTAAAATCAGTtcctaaaaatcaaaaattggatacaacaaatgtaaaattagGATCAAAATTACcagttgataaaaaacaaaatggcaAATATaagcataaaaataaaagacaatatgataatgaaagaaaatcatcaagaaataataattatcgtaATAATCATGATCATCGACGTAGACCAAGAGAGCCATATCCAATAGCACCACATCCATCAATGCTACCAATGCCACATTTTTCATCACAAGATAATCAACAATCACATGGAAGATATGGAAGAATGCcagaacaaaattttaattcaaattttaatgaaattccATATGTTAATGGTGGACATTTACCAGCTGGACCACATTTACCAGTTGGACCACATTTACCAGTTGGACCACATTTACCAGTTGGACCACCAATATTTAATGAACGTAAATATTCACATCGTAGTATGCCATATCCACCATCAATGAATGATGGCTCATCAATAAGAAGACCAAATTTTTATCCACCTAGACTAAGAGAAACAagtgatgaattattaattaaagattATCAACCAAATTATAATCGTTCATTACGACATAGTGATGAACATTTTGgatatagaaataattatcatgctGAGCCAATAATGCCACCATCAATGCCAATGGCACCATCAGTACCAATACCAATGGGACCATCAGTACCATTACCAATGGCACCACCAGGACCAGTTGATTTACCTTATCAACGTTCAAATTATGATTCTGATagagttaataataatagttattataattttagaaatcGGGAGAGAATTCCTAGATCAGGACGTCAACAAAGTCGAcattaa